One window of Globicephala melas chromosome 5, mGloMel1.2, whole genome shotgun sequence genomic DNA carries:
- the LOC115865741 gene encoding large ribosomal subunit protein eL15-like, which yields MGAYKYIQELWRKKQSDVMRFLLRVRCWQYRQLSALHRAPRPTRPDKARRLDYKAKKGYVIYRVRVRRGGRKRPVPKGATYGKPVHHGVNQLKIGRSLKSVAEERAGRHCGALRILNSYWVGEDSTYKFFEVILIDPFHKAIRRNPDTQWITKPVHKHREIRGLTSAGRMSRGLGKGHKFHHTIGGSRRAAWRRCNTLQVHRYR from the coding sequence ATGGGCGCTTACAAGTACATCCAGGAGCTGTGGAGGAAGAAGCAGTCGGACGTGATGCGCTTTCTGCTCAGGGTGCGCTGCTGGCAGTACCGCCAGCTCTCGGCGCTGCACCGGGCCCCGCGCCCCACCCGGCCCGACAAGGCGCGCAGGCTGGACTACAAGGCCAAGAAAGGTTATGTGATATATCGGGTTCGCGTGCGCCGCGGTGGCCGCAAACGCCCGGTCCCGAAGGGCGCCACCTACGGCAAGCCCGTCCACCATGGCGTCAACCAGCTCAAGATTGGCCGGAGCCTTAAGTCTGTTGCCGAGGAGCGAGCGGGGCGCCACTGTGGGGCCCTGAGGATCCTGAATTCTTACTGGGTGGGTGAAGATTCTACGTACAAATTTTTTGAGGTTATCCTCATTGATCCCTTCCATAAAGCTATCAGAAGAAACCCTGACACCCAGTGGATCACCAAGCCAGTCCACAAGCACAGGGAGATACGGGGGCTGACGTCTGCAGGCAGGATGAGCCGCGGCCTCGGCAAGGGCCACAAGTTCCACCACACGATCGGTGGTTCTCGCCGCGCGGCCTGGAGAAGGTGCAATACTCTCCAGGTCCACCGCTACCGCTAA